In one window of Lycium ferocissimum isolate CSIRO_LF1 unplaced genomic scaffold, AGI_CSIRO_Lferr_CH_V1 ctg8193, whole genome shotgun sequence DNA:
- the LOC132045841 gene encoding uncharacterized protein LOC132045841, translating into MGTPTGGPSSNPLVNITNPPESNLNFNIPNTKSPSYASSVTDPSRQEQGILMARRTTHNGQPALVFKALEYYGAMTSPCRRTIVGRFLKSPPQIDILRSRFYETYPLKGTVNIGVFDNFNIFLTFNKDADLNFILYKKVIDLEGYQIWLQKWTPDFKPEEDTPKIVPVWVLLRGLPFHIHNWNYVKQIASVVGTPIEIDTAAKNMNRPSMAKVRVEIDLLKPLIHSIWVGTEDENSPLRGYSQKIEYENIPKYCKHCKKLGHSMIDYRVLIKKKEMEKKEGTTEGSARQGTRAYRCYRATKIVHKELRGTYSHSKER; encoded by the coding sequence ATGGGGACGCCGACCGGCGGTCCTTCATCAAATCCCCTAGTCAATATTACTAATCCACCAGAAAGCAATCTCAATTTCAACATTCCCAATACCAAATCTCCATCCTATGCTTCTTCTGTCACAGATCCCTCTCGTCAAGAACAAGGGATACTGATGGCGCGAAGAACTACACACAATGGGCAGCCAGCACTGGTCTTCAAAGCTTTAGAATATTATGGTGCTATGACATCCCCGTGTAGAAGAACGATTGTAGGAAGATTTCTGAAATCTCCCCCACAAATTGACATTCTCAGATCAAGGTTCTATGAAACTTATCCTCTAAAAGGGACAGTTAACATCGGTGTTTTTGACAATTTCAATATCTTTCTTACTTTTAACAAAGATGCGGATCtcaattttatattatataaaaaggTTATTGATTTAGAAGGTTATCAAATATGGTTGCAAAAATGGACTCCGGATTTCAAGCCAGAGGAAGATACACCTAAAATCGTCCCTGTTTGGGTTTTACTTCGAGGTCTTCCTTTCCATATACATAATTGGAATTACGTCAAACAGATCGCTAGTGTTGTTGGTACTCCAATCGAAATAGATACAGCCGCCAAAAATATGAATAGACCTAGTATGGCTAAGGTAAGAGTGGAAATTGATCTATTGAAGCCTCTAATTCATTCTATTTGGGTGGGAACTGAAGATGAGAATTCCCCCTTGAGAGGATATTCTCAAAAAattgagtatgaaaacattccCAAATATTGCAAACATTGTAAGAAGCTTGGGCATTCCATGATCGACTATCGTGTGTtaataaagaagaaagagatggaaaaaaaagaaggcacAACAGAAGGCTCAGCTAGACAAGGAACACGAGCATATCGATGCTACAGAGCAACCAAAATAGTCCACAAAGAACTAAGAGGAACCTACAGTCACTCCAAAGAGAGGTAG